ATAGTAATAATTGATATAGATGAGAAAAGTATCAAAGAACTTGGTCAGTGGCCATGGGGAAGAGATAAATTTTCAAAAATACTAGAAAATTTGACACTAAATGGTGCTGGTATAATAGGTTTAGATATAGTTTTTGCAGAAGCAGATAGAACATCACCAAAACAGTTTGCCAAAAAATGGAAACTAGACTATTCTAAAATGCCTGATTTTGACTTAGAACTCTCAAAAAGTATAGCCAATACACCAACAATATTGGGATATATTTTTGACTTTGATAAAAACAATAATAATCAAAAAGATGCACCGCAGATACCGGCTATATTTATAGAAAAAGATAAAACAGATAAAGAATTTTTACCTCAAGCAAATGGTGTGTTGACAAATCTAGAGATTATTCAAGGTGCTAGTTATTCTAGTGGATATATGAATAATATACCAGATGAATCCGGAATTATTCGTAGTGTACCATTACTGATCAAGTATGACGAAATTGTTTATCCATCCCTGGCATTTGAGATGTATAGGATCGCTACAAATAATAAAAAAGTTAAGGTTCTATATTCAGAAGCCGGTATCTCCGGTATAGATTTGGGTGAGCAAAAAATAAATACAGATAGATTTGGAAGACTGTATTTAAACTTTAGAGGACCATTTAAAAGTTACAAATATATTTCCGCTGTTGATGTATATAAAAACAAGATTTCCAAACAGGATGTAGCAGGAAAATTTGTTTTGGTTGGAACATCTGCATACGGTCTTTTAGATTTGCGTTCAACCCCTATGGATAGTGTTATAGCTGGTGTTGAAATACATGCTAATATAATTGACAACCTTTTAAAAAACGATATGCTGGTAAAACCGTCATGGAATGAACTTGCTGATATATCCATAATTATATTGATTTCATTTATTGTCATCTTTATTTATTCCAGATTATCTTTATTACAATTAATCTTAGTCTTTTTGATAAGTTTGAATATGGTACTTTATTTTAATTACTACTTGTTGTTTTCAAAGTATTTAATACTTAATATAACATTTCCAATATTATCACTGTTTTTATCACTACTCGGTGTTTTAGGCATAGATTATTTATTTGAATCACGCCAAAAAGAGCTGGTTAAACGTATGCTGGGTAAAAAAGTATCTCCTGGAGTTATGGAGTATCTTCTTGAACACTCTGCAGAGGAGCTGGTGTCATCCAAAGAGCTTGAAGCAAGTATATTTTTTAGCGATATTAGAGGTTTTACAACTATCTCTGAGACGATCGGTTCACCTGATAAGCTGATACATATGTTGAACAACTATATGACTCCAATGGTAGACAATATAGTCTCACATCACGGAACGATCGACAAGTTTATCGGTGATGCGATCATGGCATATTGGAATGCCCCTGTACCTATAAAAGATCATGCAGATGAAGCTGTCAAGTCGGCAATAGAACAGATAAATATGTTAGAGGAGATCAACAAAAAGATCAAACCTGTTTATGATGTTGAGATCGGTATTGGGATTGGTATACATACAGGGGTTGTAACTGCAGGAGACATGGGTAGTGAGGGTAGGAGTGATTACACGATAATAGGTGATAATGTAAATCTGGCTTCAAGAATGGAGGGGCTTACAAAACAATACGACGCGCAAATTTTGATATCTAAACATACGTATGAAAGCCTAAAAGGTAAGTATAAAATAAGACCTATAGATCTGGTAGAGGTTAAGGGTAAACATAAAGCTGTTGAGATCTATGAAGTATTGGCTTCAAATAAATTAGTATCTGATGAAGAGTTAGAACTGTGGGCTGAAGCTACCAAGCTGTTTAGAGATTCTAAAGTACAACAAGCTTATGAGATCTTTGAAAAACTTCAATCAATAAACCCGTGTAAACTGTATGATCATTATGTAGGAAGAAGTCTGCACTTTTTGGAAAATCCGGATATAGAATTTACTCCGGTTTTAAAAATGACGACAAAATAAAGTGTGAATCTGTAAGTAAGCTGAAGTAAATTCAGATATAAAAAAAATTATAAAATTTAAGAGTTAATTGTGTAAAATTCAAGCATTAAAGTATGGGTGGATTTTATGGAAAATATAGAAACTATAGATAGTGTATGTACATATTGTGGAGTTGGTTGTGATATAGCGGCGAATGTAGATGTTAATGAAAATAAAATAACAAAAATATTTGCTCATCCAGACGGTGTGGTTTCACAAGGTAAACTTTGTATAAAAGGTAAATACGGTTACGACTTTGTAGATTCACAAGAACGTCTAAGAAAACCAAGAATTAAAAAAAGTTTCTTAGAAAAAAATCCAGCTATAAAAAATGCAATAGGTTCAAAGTTAAAAGAGTTTGATGATACTTGGTATGAGTGTGATTTAGACACTGCTACAACTACAGCATCTATAAAACTAAAAGAGATCCAGGAAAAATACGGTCGCAAATCCGTATGTTCGATCGGCGGGGCTAGAACTTCGTGTGAGAACTCTTACTTTTTTCAAAAATTTACACGCCATACGCTAAATTCTCCGCACGTTGACAACTGTGCGCGTGTATGTCACTCTCCATCATTAAAAGGTATGCGTGAGACAATAGGTGAGGGTGCCGCTACAAACCCATACAACGATATTTACAATGCCGAGTTTATGATAGTTATAGGCTCAAATACTACAGAAGCCCACCCGATCATTGCAAACAGAATTTTAGATGTAGCACGTGAACATGATAATCTAGCTGTATTTGATGTTCGTGAGATCAAGCTTCACCGTTTTGCAAAGTACAAGGCAATCATGCCTCATGAAGCAAATTTAATGGTTTTAAATATGCTTGCATATGTGATCATCGATGAAGAGTTATATGATGAGAGTTTTCTTGCTGAGAGAACAAAAGGGTTTGATGAGTTTAAAGATAAGATTCTAAACGATCCATATGCTAATCCAGATTATTTTAAAGAGATAGCTGGCTATGAGGATATGGCAAAGATTATTCGTAAAGTTGCACGTGAGTACGCGCTTAAAAACTCTATGATCTTCTGGGGCCTTGGTATAACTGAACATCTTGACGGCTCATACGCAGTTATGGCAATTACACACTTGGCACTTATGACAGGTAATGTTGGTAAAAGCGGAACAGGGCTTATGCCTCTTCGCGGTCAAAACAATGTACAAGGTACTTGTGATATGGGTATGCTTCCATATTATGATCCGGATTATCAGGAGCCAAAAGAGGTTGGTCTTATGACTCCTCAACTTGTAGATGAGATGATAGAAGGTCGTGTAAAAGCAGTCCTAAATATGGGTGAAGATTTAACTCATATACATCCTAATCTAAACAAGATGGAACGTGCGATATCTAACTTGGAATTTATAATGGTTCAAGAGTTGTTTATGACAGATATCGCATCTAAGGCTGACATAGTTGTAGGTGTAAAATCTGCTTATGAAAAAACAGGTGTATACGTAAATGCAATGCGTCGTCTTCACCTATCACAACCACTTGTAAAATCAGACTTACCTGATGACTGGGAAGTTTTAAAACAGCTTGATAACAAGATGGGTGGGGACGCAAGTTATACTTCTACAAAAGATATATGGGAAGAGGTTCAAAAAGTTGCATATAGACGTTTTAGCGGAGCAGATTACCATAGACTCGAAAAACACCGTAAACGCGGATTACAGTGGCCGGTTCATACGGAAGATACACCAATACTTCATCAATTAGATTTTAGAACTGAAGACGGATACGGAAGATTTCACTACAAACAATATGAACTACGTGGAATGATAGATGAGATCACTAAAAACTCTTTAACAGGTTATCATCTTACAACAGGTCGTACTTTGGCACACTACAATAATGCTGCACAAACAAAACAAACTGATAATCTGATGGATAG
This region of Sulfurimonas sp. genomic DNA includes:
- a CDS encoding CHASE2 domain-containing protein, which gives rise to MFLPSYLHSIDNRIRDFYFNYRGPSEASSDIVIIDIDEKSIKELGQWPWGRDKFSKILENLTLNGAGIIGLDIVFAEADRTSPKQFAKKWKLDYSKMPDFDLELSKSIANTPTILGYIFDFDKNNNNQKDAPQIPAIFIEKDKTDKEFLPQANGVLTNLEIIQGASYSSGYMNNIPDESGIIRSVPLLIKYDEIVYPSLAFEMYRIATNNKKVKVLYSEAGISGIDLGEQKINTDRFGRLYLNFRGPFKSYKYISAVDVYKNKISKQDVAGKFVLVGTSAYGLLDLRSTPMDSVIAGVEIHANIIDNLLKNDMLVKPSWNELADISIIILISFIVIFIYSRLSLLQLILVFLISLNMVLYFNYYLLFSKYLILNITFPILSLFLSLLGVLGIDYLFESRQKELVKRMLGKKVSPGVMEYLLEHSAEELVSSKELEASIFFSDIRGFTTISETIGSPDKLIHMLNNYMTPMVDNIVSHHGTIDKFIGDAIMAYWNAPVPIKDHADEAVKSAIEQINMLEEINKKIKPVYDVEIGIGIGIHTGVVTAGDMGSEGRSDYTIIGDNVNLASRMEGLTKQYDAQILISKHTYESLKGKYKIRPIDLVEVKGKHKAVEIYEVLASNKLVSDEELELWAEATKLFRDSKVQQAYEIFEKLQSINPCKLYDHYVGRSLHFLENPDIEFTPVLKMTTK
- a CDS encoding molybdopterin oxidoreductase family protein translates to MENIETIDSVCTYCGVGCDIAANVDVNENKITKIFAHPDGVVSQGKLCIKGKYGYDFVDSQERLRKPRIKKSFLEKNPAIKNAIGSKLKEFDDTWYECDLDTATTTASIKLKEIQEKYGRKSVCSIGGARTSCENSYFFQKFTRHTLNSPHVDNCARVCHSPSLKGMRETIGEGAATNPYNDIYNAEFMIVIGSNTTEAHPIIANRILDVAREHDNLAVFDVREIKLHRFAKYKAIMPHEANLMVLNMLAYVIIDEELYDESFLAERTKGFDEFKDKILNDPYANPDYFKEIAGYEDMAKIIRKVAREYALKNSMIFWGLGITEHLDGSYAVMAITHLALMTGNVGKSGTGLMPLRGQNNVQGTCDMGMLPYYDPDYQEPKEVGLMTPQLVDEMIEGRVKAVLNMGEDLTHIHPNLNKMERAISNLEFIMVQELFMTDIASKADIVVGVKSAYEKTGVYVNAMRRLHLSQPLVKSDLPDDWEVLKQLDNKMGGDASYTSTKDIWEEVQKVAYRRFSGADYHRLEKHRKRGLQWPVHTEDTPILHQLDFRTEDGYGRFHYKQYELRGMIDEITKNSLTGYHLTTGRTLAHYNNAAQTKQTDNLMDRYPEDILLVCENDAKDFSSEKVILKTEYGQTNPLTIKLTDKVKPKTLFTTFHHADSRINALFGDKCDELILTAAFKSIKVEVINC